The Xenopus laevis strain J_2021 chromosome 7S, Xenopus_laevis_v10.1, whole genome shotgun sequence genome includes a window with the following:
- the XB5789557.S gene encoding nicotinamide N-methyltransferase produces the protein MSDFTNASEYEKQFDPRLYLETYFHLGSGSLADDFLRFTLGNFHKTFTEGEVKGTTLIDIGTAPSIYQLLSACEYFQDITVTWYTNRELQELQKWLNKDPGAFDWSSTVKHVWELEGKRGMLEEKEEKLRGMIRQVLLCDVSKKNPLEPVTLPKADCLISTVCLEAACRNYDSYRTALKNLSTLLKPGGHLLLAGDLGANYYEVGSNKVFSLPVNETFLRKAVNESGYVINKLVSFGKPEDAGYDTSDYEGFYFIHAQKC, from the exons ATGTCTGATTTTACTAATGCCAGTGAATATGAAAAGCAGTTTGATCCTAGGCTGTATTTGGAAACATATTTTCATTTAGGATCAGGAAGTCTAGCAGATGATTTCTTGAGGTTCACTCTTGGAAATTTCCACAAGACTTTTACAGAAG GTGAAGTGAAGGGAACGACACTAATTGATATTGGGACTGCACCCTCCATATACCAGCTACTATCTGCCTGCGAATACTTTCAGGATATTACCGTCACATGGTACACTAACAGAGAGCTGCAAGAGTTGCAAAAATGGCTGAATAAAGACCCGGGAGCATTTGATTGGTCTTCGACAGTAAAACATGTTTGGGAACTAGAGGGGAAAAG AGGAATGCTggaagaaaaggaagagaaaTTAAGAGGAATGATTAGGCAGGTTTTACTGTGTGATGTTAGTAAAAAGAATCCATTGGAGCCTGTTACATTGCCCAAAGCTGACTGTCTTATATCAACTGTATGTCTAGAAGCTGCCTGCCGCAATTATGATTCTTACAGAACAGCACTGAAGAATCTTTCTACACTGCTCAAACCAGGTGGTCATCTCCTGTTGGCTGGAGATTTGGGAGCCAATTACTATGAGGTGGGCTCTAATAAAGTCTTCTCTCTTCCTGTAAATGAGACATTCCTGCGCAAAGCGGTGAATGAGAGTGGCTATGTTATCAATAAGCTGGTTTCTTTTGGGAAGCCAGAAGATGCTGGGTATGATACTTCAGATtatgaaggattttactttattCATGCACAGAAATGCTAG
- the LOC108704926 gene encoding piggyBac transposable element-derived protein 4: protein MAKRIYSAEEAEKICMMNSSAEEFSDYDSEYEAFDSETDSPTDESEPEDSGSVSAETSCSVSDIIDKAEASFSESLILSEVQIDEKVTEDEVRSTDAVEAEAAWVPPQNYSPEIPLFTAVPGIKVNTNNFELVDFFHVFVTEAILQDMVFYTNLYAEQYLSSRPLPEYSQAQEWHPTNIHEMKRFLALTIAMGLHTDGNLASYWDTTTVISIPLFSAVMPRNRYQILLRFLHFNDNATAAPPNEPGHDRLHKLRPLIESLCKCFAEVYTPSQNIWVDESPMFFKGHLGFRQNSPRKRFCDGVKIYKLCESKTGYTSNFMIYDGNDSSLDPPGCPLDFTDSGKIVWELLTPLLGRGYHLYVDNFYTSIPLFRALHSLDTPACGKVSHKRKGLPRTLLNKNLKHGETYALRNSELLAIKYCDTKTEYMLTTIHDESAIVEQRTGNRPHRSKPICSKEYIKNIGGVNKTDQIQNYDATGKTNAWYKKAAFYMIQMSLYNSYVVYKAAVPCSKLSFYKYQLQLLPALLFGDVEEVPDIPDNDNVARMVGKHFIDNIPPTLNEKSAQRACKVCLKKGITRDVGYYCPKCPSKPALCLQPCYELYHTVVHYENV from the coding sequence ATGGCCAAAAGGATTTATAGTGCTGAAGAGGCTGAGAAGATTTGTATGATGAATTCAAGCGCAGAGGAGTTTAGTGATTACGATTCAGAGTATGAGGCCTTTGACTCTGAAACAGACTCGCCTACAGACGAGTCAGAACCTGAAGATAGTGGCTCTGTTAGTGCGGAGACTAGTTGTAGTGTCAGTGATATAATTGACAAAGCAGAGGCTAGTTTTAGTGAAAGCTTGATTTTATCAGAAGTACAGATAGATGAAAAAGTAACCGAGGATGAAGTCAGAAGTACCGATGCAGTTGAAGCAGAAGCTGCATGGGTCCCTCCCCAAAATTATTCGCCTGAGATTCCCCTATTTACTGCCGTTCCAGGCATCAAGGTGAATACTAATAATTTTGAACTTGTGGACTTTTTCCATGTATTTgttacagaggccatcctacaggatatGGTCTTCTACACCAATTTATATGCTGAGCAGTATCTTTCTAGCCGCCCATTACCTGAATATTCACAAGCTCAAGAATGGCATCCTACTAATATACACGAGATGAAAAGATTTCTGGCACTCACAATAGCAATGGGCCTCCACACAGATGGCAACTTGGCATCCTattgggataccactacagtcatTTCCATcccactcttttctgctgtaatgCCTAGAAACCGTTATCagattttactgcggtttctgcATTTTAATGATAATGCTACAGCTGCTCCCCCTAATGAGCCTGGTCATGACCGGCTTCATAAATTGAGACCCCTTATTGAGAGCTTGTGTAAGTGCTTTGCAGAGGtgtacaccccctcccaaaatatttgGGTAGATGAGTCGCCTAtgttttttaaagggcacctaggGTTCCGCCAGAACAGCCCAAGAAAGCGTTTCTGTGATGGTGTAAAAATTTACAAGCTCTGCGAAAGCAAGACTGGATACACAAGTAACTTTATGATTTATGATGGAAATGACTCCTCTTTAGATCCTCCCGGTTGTCCACTTGATTTTACTGACAGTGGCAAAATTGTTTGGGAGCTCCTAACACCGCTTCTGGGCCGAGGTTATCACTTATATGTGGATAACTTCTATACAAGTATCCCCTTATTTAGAGCACTACATAGTTTGGACACTCCAGCCTGTGGTAAAGTAAGCCATAAGAGAAAAGGCTTGCCCAGGACACttttgaataaaaatctaaagcaTGGCGAAACATATGCACTAAGAAACAGTGAGCTCCTGGCCATAAAATATTGTGACACCAAAACTGAATATATGCTGACAACAATCCATGATGAGTCAGCCATTGTAGAACAGAGAACTGGCAATAGACCCCACAGAAGTAAACCAATCTGTAGCaaagaatacataaaaaatattggtggtgtTAATAAAACTGACCAAATCCAAAATTATGATGCCACCGGAAAAACCAatgcctggtacaaaaaagcagcatTTTATATGATTCAAATGTCTCTTTACAATTCATATGTTGTTTATAAAGCAGCAGTTCCTTGCTCAAAGTTGTCCTTTTATAAATACCAATTGCAGCTGCTCCCTGCCTTGTTGTTTGGAGATGTGGAGGAGGTACCAGATATACCTGATAATGataatgttgcccgaatggttgGGAAGCATTTTATTGACAACATTCCACCCACACTTAATGAAAAGTCTGCCCAAAGAGCCTGCAAGGTATGCCTCAAAAAGGGTATTACACGAGATGTAGGCTACTATTGTCCAAAGTGCCCTAGCAAACCTGCCTTATGTCTTCAGCCATGCTATGAGCTTTACCATACTGTTGTACACTATGAAAATGTGTGA